The genomic DNA TTGTTTCATTCTCAATGCGTGAAGATGGTTTTGAGTTTGATAAATGGATACTGACCAAAGATAAAAGCTTTATACCTAAATAAATAGTTAGGAATACCGCTTTAATTAAGTACGCTAAATACTATCAATCATATCTAAAAAGGCTCAAACACAAAATGTAGTTGAGCCTTTTATTTATTTCTACAGAAATAAAAAGGGATTAATTAATTGAAACAATACGTTTAATTATTTTGACTTGTTTGAAGTTGTCGAATTTGCAATTCAATTTTTAAAAATCTTTCTTAGGTGAAATTTTGGTGTGATTAGCTTGTCTAGATGGATATACGTTATAAGTAACATTTATAGATTTTGATAATTAGGAAATAATTTAGAAGCTAAAATAAGAACGTGTTAAAAGCTAAGTTGCAAAATAGATGAGGTCGAAATAATGTAATGTGATATTTGCTAGAACAACTTCAAAACGTATTGAATTCAAAAGGAATGCAGGAAGCCATTTTAGGAAACCTTTACCATGAAAGCCAAGAAGTGAGATATTATTTGTTTGGGTTTAAGCTAAACCCAAACAAATAATCTGTATCTAAAATTAGAGAAAAATGTCTTTCGCTATTTATTTTAAGTGTATTCCTAAACGCTCCTGCACCATCTAATATAATCGTTTTATTTTTCTAATAATTCTTCCAATAAATCAAAGGCTTCTTCTCCACTACCTAAAAATCGTTTTACAATATTTCCTTTTGGGTCAATTATAAGCTTTGTTGGAAAGCCTTGTACGTTAAATCTATTTACAAAATTATCAGAGGTGTTCTTTTTGTCGCTCAATATCTGTTGCCAATCATAATTGTGCTCGTCAATAAATTTTTGAACGTTTTCTTTGGTATCACCAGAATTCACACCTAATACAACTAATTTATCTTTATATTTTTCTTTAAAGGCTTTTACTTCTGGCATTTCTTTTACACAAGGGCCACACCAAATACCCCAAAAATCTATAAGTACATATTTGCCTCTTAGTGAATTGATATTGAATTCACTGCCATCTAGTGTTGCAGTTGTTTTAATTGAAGGTACAGGAAACCCTTCTTTGGTATTTTTAATACCAGAGACTCTAGTGGCTATGATTTTATAGTCTTCGAATTCTGATAAATCATTTGATGATAGCCCATTAAACAACTCTTCAGCTTGTGTTTCATCAATTTGTCTTCTTAATAACAAATCATTTAGATACCATGTGGCACCTAATGATTTTGGGTTGTTTTTAATATGGGAAATTAATTCGTTTATGTTCTTTTTAGCTATAGCTTCTGATTTTTCTTTATTATCAAGAATTACTATCGAATCGGTTTCACTGGTGTTTGCTATTGCCAAATTTCCTACTGTATTGTAGTTTGGAAATGCTAGTTTGTTAATAGCAGCTAAAGCATCGTTAAATTTATCACCTTCAGGATAAGCATTCATGAAATCTGTAGCTTCTCCAGATACCTTAATATCTGCCCCTGGAAACGCATAAAACATAAGATAAGAACATTTTACAGGAAAAAAACCTCTACCATTAGCAGGAACCTTAAATAGTTTTTTATCTGGACCTTGAGAACTTGGAGAGGCTCTAATGAGCGTCAATTTTGAAATAGTATCCGAAAATTGAATTTTACCATTTATAACCTTTATGGTATCTGGGAGTGTTCCTTTTTTGTATTCTTTATCAGGGTGTTTGAAAAATAAATGACCTTCAAGCCCTTTGATCTCTCCACTTAAGGTAAATTGGTTGGGATGTGTTTCTTTTGTTTCATTTTTACAAGACACTAAAACTAGTGAAGTAAGTAAAAAAATTATAGCATATTTTAATGATTTTTTCATAACAATTTCTTTTTAAAAGCCGATGTGGCTTTTAATTTAACTATCTAGTATTTGTTGGGTTTCTTAAAAAGAAAGGATATATATTAAACGCCCTAATTTCATGAATTAGGACGTTTTAAGTAATTAATAATCTGGGTTTTGGTCTATAATGTCACCATTTAAATCTATAGAGTTTAATGGTATAGGTAGTATAAATTTATTAGGATCTGTAGCAGTTGCTTTAACATCGGATACTTGGAATCCGGTTTCAAAACCATCCGCATAATCGTAACGAATTAAATCAAACCATGTCTCACCATATTCTGTTGCTAACTCCATGGCTTTTTCAATTCTTACAGCTTCCAAAAATTGATTTAATGAAATTGATGCTGGATATGTTTCAAAACCGTCTCCTCCTGTTGTAGTAGCTCCAGATCTAACTCGAATAGCATTTAAGGCATTTAAAGCACCAGAGCTTACTGAATTTGTCGCTCTAGCATCAGATTCAGCGTAAATAAGATACATTTCAGCCATTCTTAAATAATATATAAAATCAAACCTTTGACCTAAAAATAGATTAGCATATTTACCATTTTTTCCTAAGAATCCGTTTACAGTAGAAATTCTAACACCATCGTATCTAATATCTTGTCCGTTTACGGAAATACTACCGTTAGTAGCCATATCTATATACTGACTATTTAATTTAAAAAAGAACCCCCAAAAAAGGTTTAAATCAGAAGATTCAGAGGCATCTTGATAGATATCTAAAATAGCTTCAGAATTATCCAGAGTAGCAATACTACTATGATTGAATAGTTCATTAAATGTGGATGTAAGCGCAAAGTTACTTCCCGAATTAGTTATAACATCATTGGCTAATGCTGCAGCTTCAGCATAATCTCCTTTATACAATAATACTTTTGCTTTTAGAGCCTTTCCTAAGGTCTTGCTTACAAAATATTTAGCTCTTAAATCTGGAGCATCACTAATAACATCATCTAAATCTGTAATTATAGCCTCATAGGTTTGGGCTACAGA from Flavivirga abyssicola includes the following:
- a CDS encoding TlpA disulfide reductase family protein — encoded protein: MKKSLKYAIIFLLTSLVLVSCKNETKETHPNQFTLSGEIKGLEGHLFFKHPDKEYKKGTLPDTIKVINGKIQFSDTISKLTLIRASPSSQGPDKKLFKVPANGRGFFPVKCSYLMFYAFPGADIKVSGEATDFMNAYPEGDKFNDALAAINKLAFPNYNTVGNLAIANTSETDSIVILDNKEKSEAIAKKNINELISHIKNNPKSLGATWYLNDLLLRRQIDETQAEELFNGLSSNDLSEFEDYKIIATRVSGIKNTKEGFPVPSIKTTATLDGSEFNINSLRGKYVLIDFWGIWCGPCVKEMPEVKAFKEKYKDKLVVLGVNSGDTKENVQKFIDEHNYDWQQILSDKKNTSDNFVNRFNVQGFPTKLIIDPKGNIVKRFLGSGEEAFDLLEELLEK
- a CDS encoding RagB/SusD family nutrient uptake outer membrane protein gives rise to the protein MKTLNIKICTSILSVITLCLTSCELANDIDDFEPKFRLAAETAIRDAASAELALTGAYSATQSQGFLSGRVYSPLIPSMMSFTAANNSDATAPVENLGFSNNSPLVEGGILLTLYSSFYQQINRANWIIEKVSELSDDGFQPGRRLEIVAEAKALRAMAHFDLLRLWGQFYDINSTYGIDVRLSPAKSNEAFPRKSVAQTYEAIITDLDDVISDAPDLRAKYFVSKTLGKALKAKVLLYKGDYAEAAALANDVITNSGSNFALTSTFNELFNHSSIATLDNSEAILDIYQDASESSDLNLFWGFFFKLNSQYIDMATNGSISVNGQDIRYDGVRISTVNGFLGKNGKYANLFLGQRFDFIYYLRMAEMYLIYAESDARATNSVSSGALNALNAIRVRSGATTTGGDGFETYPASISLNQFLEAVRIEKAMELATEYGETWFDLIRYDYADGFETGFQVSDVKATATDPNKFILPIPLNSIDLNGDIIDQNPDY